Proteins encoded by one window of Ascochyta rabiei chromosome 1, complete sequence:
- a CDS encoding Tlg2-vesicle protein: MWFRKKESDIEMSGLQGQKHYQGRPEETEYRPLNWKKIFLSPKYIPWHILGLAILIATVLLTLYHDEVVDTLRPFSEKVRDLGPAGWLIPVVILVVISFPPLFGHEIIALLCGVVYGLWVGFALVAAGTFLGEVGTWFAFKYLFRRKALNLERTNLNYGAMARLTRDGGFFIVLIIRLSAIPAHFSTAVFSTCDVKFWHFIVATLLSLPKQIFLVYLGVLLVQKDNDGMVKTIMFGAVFLITIAMGAWIWVKMAKIKKVLLEEQEQRRVKSMESQVNLVPDVKSAFEMRYDDEPAEFTVQPTQPTKMV; the protein is encoded by the exons ATGTGGTTTCGTAAGAAGGAGAGCGACATTGAGATGTCGGGGTTACAGGGGCAAAAACATTATCAGGGTCGTCCAGAAGAGACAGAGTACCGACCTTTGAATTGGAAGAAGATCTTTCTCTCACCAAAGTACATAC CATGGCACATCTTGGGACTAGCCATCCTCATTGCGACTGTACTACTAACATTGTACCATGATGAGGTCGTTGAT ACCCTCCGCCCCTTTTCAGAGAAGGTCCGTGACCTCGGACCAGCAGGATGGCTGATCCCCGTCGTCATCCTAGTCGTCATATCGTTTCCGCCACTTTTTGGTCACGAGATTATCGCTTTGTTGTGCGGTGTCGTTTACGGACTATGGGTTGGTTTCGCTCTTGTCGCAGCAGGCACATTCCTCGGTGAAG TTGGCACTTGGTTTGCATTCAAGTATCTCTTCCGCCGCAAAGCGCTCAACCTCGAGCGCACAAACCTCAACTACGGCGCCATGGCGCGCCTGACCCGCGACGGAGGCTTTTTCATCGTTCTGATAATCCGACTCTCCGCAATCCCAGCGCATTTCTCGACCGCCGTTTTCTCAACCTGCGATGTCAAGTTCTGGCATTTTATCGTCGCCACCTTGCTCTCGCTGCCGAAGCAAATCTTTCTCGTGTACTTGGGCGTACTCCTTGTGCAGAAGGACAACGACGGCATGGTCAAGACTATCATGTTCGGTGCTGTGTTCTTGATCACGATTGCAATGGGGGCGTGGATCTGGGTCAAAATGGCCAAGATCAAGAAGGTGCTACTCGAAGAACAGGAGCAGAGGCGTGTGAAGAGTATGGAAAGCCAGGTGAACCTTGTGCCGGATGTGAAGAGCGCGTTCGAAATGCGCTACGATGATGAGCCAGCTGAGTTTACCGTGCAACCAACGCAGCCGACAAAGATGGTATGA